One region of Oryzias latipes chromosome 6, ASM223467v1 genomic DNA includes:
- the LOC101164227 gene encoding cyclin-dependent kinase 17 isoform X2 translates to MEKMKRFKRRLSQTLRGSHTIDESLSELAEHITIEENGLKDNEPIVRNGRPPSAHSVHSFLHQYAGSFKKPPLRRPQSVIGGGLGSLMVMPRNGSRLDIVHENLKMGSDGESDQASGTSSDEVQSPTGVCLRNRGNRRISAEDLNKRLSLPADIRIPDGYLQKLQLNSPPFDQPLSRRSRRASLSEIGFGKLESYIKLDKLGEGTYATVYKGRSKLTDNLVALKEIRLEHEEGAPCTAIREVSLLKDLKHANIVTLHDIVHTDKSLTLVFEYLDKDLKQYMDDCGNILSMQNVKIFLFQILRGLAYCHRRKVLHRDLKPQNLLISDRGELKLADFGLARAKSVPTKTYSNEVVTLWYRPPDVLLGSSEYSTQIDMWGVGCIFYEMAAGRPLFPGSTVEDELHLIFRLLGTPTEDSWPGISSIEEFKSYKFPKYKAQPLINHAPRLDNDGLDLLMSFLKFESKKRVSADEAMRQPYFRSLGPRVHTLPENMSIFTLKEVQLQKDPGYRNSSHPESESGEVMEDALDE, encoded by the exons ATGGAGAAGATGAAGCGCTTCAAGCGCCGTCTCAGTCAGACGCTGCGTGGCAGCCACACCATTGACGAGTCCCTGTCTGAGCTGGCCGAGCATATAACCATAGAGGAGAATGGTCTGAAGGACAACG AGCCTATAGTGAGGAACGGGCGTCCTCCATCGGCCCACAGCGTCCACTCTTTTCTTCACCAATACGCAGGCTCTTTCAAAAAGCCTCCACTGCGACGGCCACAGAGCGTCATCGGAGGGGGTCTGGGCTCGCTCATGGTCATGCCTCGCAATGGCAGTCGCCTTG ATATCGTCCACGAAAACCTGAAAATGGGGTCAGATGGGGAGAGCGACCAAGCGTCTGGGACGTCCTCCGATGAGGTGCAGTCGCCCACGGGTGTTTGTCTGAGGAACCGAGGGAACAGACGCATCTCTGCAGAG GACCTGAACAAGCGCCTATCCCTGCCCGCTGATATTCGGATACCTGACGGCTAcctgcagaagctgcagctcaACAGCCCGCCCTTCGACCAGCCTCTGAGCCGGCGCTCCCGCAGAGCATCTCTG TCGGAGATTGGATTTGGGAAGCTGGAGTCCTACATCAAACTAGACAAACTTGGGGAG GGTACGTACGCAACAGTTTACAAGGGGAGGAGTAAGCTGACGGACAACCTTGTGGCGCTGAAGGAGATCAGACTGGAACACGAAGAGGGGGCGCCGTGCACAGCTATCAGAGAAG TCTCCCTGCTGAAGGACCTCAAACACGCCAACATCGTAACGCTGCACGACATTGTGCACACGGACAAATCCCTCACGCTGGTATTTGAATACCTG GACAAGGACCTGAAGCAGTACATGGACGACTGCGGGAACATCCTGAGCATGCAGAATGTCAAG ATATTCCTTTTCCAGATCCTCCGAGGCTTAGCCTACTGTCACAGACGGAAGGTCCTGCACAGAGACCTGAAGCCCCAAAACCTGCTCATCAGCGACAGGGGGGAGCTCAAACTAGCAGACTTTG GTTTAGCCAGAGCCAAGTCTGTGCCCACAAAAACCTACTCCAACGAGGTGGTGACACTGTGGTATCGGCCCCCCGACGTGCTGCTGGGCTCGTCTGAGTACTCCACGCAGATAGACATGTG GGGTGTGGGCTGCATATTCTATGAGATGGCTGCAGGCAGACCCCTGTTTCCAGGCTCCACGGTGGAGGACGAGCTGCACCTCATCTTCAGGCTGTTAG GCACACCCACAGAAGACAGCTGGCCGGGAATCTCCTCCATCGAGGAGTTCAAGTCCTACAAGTTCCCAAAGTACAAGGCTCAGCCCCTGATCAATCACGCGCCGAG GCTGGACAATGATGGACTCGACCTCCTGATGTCGTTCCTGAAA tTTGAATCTAAAAAGAGGGTTTCTGCCGATGAAGCCATGAGGCAGCCGTACTTCAGGAGCCTGGGGCCGCGTGTGCACACGCTGCCAGAGA ATATGTCCATATTTACACTGAAGGAGGTGCAGCTGCAGAAAGATCCGGGCTACAGGAACTCCTCACACCCGGAATCAG aGTCAGGAGAAGTAATGGAGGATGCATTGGATGAATGA
- the LOC101154863 gene encoding ETS domain-containing protein Elk-3 isoform X1, with protein sequence MKCVETWGMDSAITLWQFLLQLLLDQTHKHLICWMSTDGEFKLLKSEEVAKLWGLRKNKTNMNYDKLSRALRYYYDKNIIKKVIGQKFVYKFVSFPEILKMDPQAVEMGLATGRLPLQEGNAHELEAEEEEEVESEEETQRRTQGALSQPCRSDYLHSGLYSSFSISSLQTQSEFLRALREHQEEPRSVIRFGTNSNKRSSSPPPVKSESFVSSRASKLLSLPPSSPQTQPGRSWSPAAAKEEEEEEEEEEEEDKADSDQNAQPLNLSSGHRERALQPHEKRSSDGRNTSTGSSANQGDGLPPKSKKPKALEISPPSLLLTGSDIGSIALNSPALPSGSLTPAFFAAQTPSGLLLAHSPLLSGIHFWSSLSPVAPLSPARLQGHSSLFQFPSLINRHMPVPLPNLEGTPSSLLLSPTTHKS encoded by the exons ATGAAATGCGTGGAAACATGGG GCATGGACAGCGCCATCACTCTGTGgcagttcctgctgcagctgctgctagACCAGACTCACAAACACCTGATATGCTGGATGTCCACAGACGGCGAGTTCAAGCTGCTCAAATCTGAGGAAGTGGCCAAGCTGTGGGGGCTCCGCAAGAACAAGACCAATATGAACTACGACAAGCTGAGCCGGGCCCTGCGCTACTACTATGACAAG AACATCATCAAGAAGGTGATTGGCCAAAAGTTTGTGTATAAGTTCGTTTCCTTCCCTGAGATCCTCAAGATGGACCCACAGGCGGTGGAGATGGGCTTGGCCACTGGAAGGCTTCCTTTGCAAGAAGGCAATGCCCATGAGCTGGaagcagaagaggaggaggaggtggagagtGAGGAGGAGACACAGAGGAGGACCCAGGGAGCTCTGTCGCAGCCGTGCCGGAGCGACTACCTCCACTCAGGACTGTACTCATCCTTCAGCATCAGCTCCCTGCAGACCCAGTCGGAGTTTCTCCGTGCTCTGCGGGAGCACCAGGAAGAGCCGCGCTCCGTGATCCGCTTCGGCACCAACAGCAACAAAAGGagctcttctcctcctcctgtcaAATCTGAGTCCTTTGTCTCCTCCAGGGCGTCCAAACTACTCTCTCTCCCCCCATCCTCGCCGCAAACCCAACCTGGCCGAAGCTGGAGTCCCGCTGCCgccaaagaggaggaggaggaggaggaggaggaggaggaggaggacaaggCGGACTCTGACCAGAACGCCCAGCCCCTCAACCTCTCCTCAGGGCACCGGGAGCGCGCCCTGCAGCCCCATGAAAAGAGGAGCAGTGATGGTAGAAACACTTCCACCGGCAGTAGTGCCAACCAAGGAGATGGACTCCCACCTAAAAGCAAAAAGCCCAAAGCTCTGGAGATCTCCCCTCCGTCCCTGCTCTTGACAGGGAGTGACATCGGCTCCATCGCCCTCAACAGCCCCGCCCTGCCTTCCGGCTCGCTCACTCCTGCCTTCTTCGCAGCACAG ACTCCCTCGGGTTTGCTGCTGGCTCACAGTCCGCTCTTGTCAGGCATCCACTTCTGGAGCAGCCTGAGCCCCGTGGCTCCCCTCAGCCCCGCCCGCCTGCAGGGCCACAGCTCGCTCTTCCAG TTCCCCAGCCTAATCAACAGACACATGCCGGTCCCCCTGCCAAACCTGGAAGGAAcaccctcctctctgctcctgtcACCCACCACCCACAAATCCTGA
- the LOC101154863 gene encoding ETS domain-containing protein Elk-3 isoform X2, with translation MDSAITLWQFLLQLLLDQTHKHLICWMSTDGEFKLLKSEEVAKLWGLRKNKTNMNYDKLSRALRYYYDKNIIKKVIGQKFVYKFVSFPEILKMDPQAVEMGLATGRLPLQEGNAHELEAEEEEEVESEEETQRRTQGALSQPCRSDYLHSGLYSSFSISSLQTQSEFLRALREHQEEPRSVIRFGTNSNKRSSSPPPVKSESFVSSRASKLLSLPPSSPQTQPGRSWSPAAAKEEEEEEEEEEEEDKADSDQNAQPLNLSSGHRERALQPHEKRSSDGRNTSTGSSANQGDGLPPKSKKPKALEISPPSLLLTGSDIGSIALNSPALPSGSLTPAFFAAQTPSGLLLAHSPLLSGIHFWSSLSPVAPLSPARLQGHSSLFQFPSLINRHMPVPLPNLEGTPSSLLLSPTTHKS, from the exons ATGGACAGCGCCATCACTCTGTGgcagttcctgctgcagctgctgctagACCAGACTCACAAACACCTGATATGCTGGATGTCCACAGACGGCGAGTTCAAGCTGCTCAAATCTGAGGAAGTGGCCAAGCTGTGGGGGCTCCGCAAGAACAAGACCAATATGAACTACGACAAGCTGAGCCGGGCCCTGCGCTACTACTATGACAAG AACATCATCAAGAAGGTGATTGGCCAAAAGTTTGTGTATAAGTTCGTTTCCTTCCCTGAGATCCTCAAGATGGACCCACAGGCGGTGGAGATGGGCTTGGCCACTGGAAGGCTTCCTTTGCAAGAAGGCAATGCCCATGAGCTGGaagcagaagaggaggaggaggtggagagtGAGGAGGAGACACAGAGGAGGACCCAGGGAGCTCTGTCGCAGCCGTGCCGGAGCGACTACCTCCACTCAGGACTGTACTCATCCTTCAGCATCAGCTCCCTGCAGACCCAGTCGGAGTTTCTCCGTGCTCTGCGGGAGCACCAGGAAGAGCCGCGCTCCGTGATCCGCTTCGGCACCAACAGCAACAAAAGGagctcttctcctcctcctgtcaAATCTGAGTCCTTTGTCTCCTCCAGGGCGTCCAAACTACTCTCTCTCCCCCCATCCTCGCCGCAAACCCAACCTGGCCGAAGCTGGAGTCCCGCTGCCgccaaagaggaggaggaggaggaggaggaggaggaggaggaggacaaggCGGACTCTGACCAGAACGCCCAGCCCCTCAACCTCTCCTCAGGGCACCGGGAGCGCGCCCTGCAGCCCCATGAAAAGAGGAGCAGTGATGGTAGAAACACTTCCACCGGCAGTAGTGCCAACCAAGGAGATGGACTCCCACCTAAAAGCAAAAAGCCCAAAGCTCTGGAGATCTCCCCTCCGTCCCTGCTCTTGACAGGGAGTGACATCGGCTCCATCGCCCTCAACAGCCCCGCCCTGCCTTCCGGCTCGCTCACTCCTGCCTTCTTCGCAGCACAG ACTCCCTCGGGTTTGCTGCTGGCTCACAGTCCGCTCTTGTCAGGCATCCACTTCTGGAGCAGCCTGAGCCCCGTGGCTCCCCTCAGCCCCGCCCGCCTGCAGGGCCACAGCTCGCTCTTCCAG TTCCCCAGCCTAATCAACAGACACATGCCGGTCCCCCTGCCAAACCTGGAAGGAAcaccctcctctctgctcctgtcACCCACCACCCACAAATCCTGA
- the hal gene encoding histidine ammonia-lyase, with protein MPRFTVHIRDEWLAVPCRETSRTVGWLGQEALKRYIKNKPDNGGITSVKETRFIVRRCQGLGLLDVDDAIEDVLEDNDFVELAIDGDTMSPDFIPCAPGVSNLTAAYKEPGDFISLDGNSLTSTDLVNLGRGLYKIKLTPEAERKVVQSRELLDTIVKENKVVYGITTGFGKFARTVIPVSKLKELQENLVRSHSAGLGNPLSPERTRMLLALRINVLAKGYSGVSLETLHAMIQAFNASCLSFVPEKGTVGASGDLAPLSHLALGLMGEGKMWSPKSGWADAKYVLEAHGLKPITLKPKEGLALINGTQMITSLGAEAVERAEAIAQQADIVAALTLEVLKGTTKAFDSDIHLLRPHPGQVEVAQRFRSLLDSDHHPSQLAESHRFCDRVQDAYTMRCCPQVHGIANDTINFVKNIINTEINSATDNPMVFAERGETISGGNFHGEYPAKALDFLAIAVHELASISERRIERLCNPSLSELPAFLVNEGGLNSGFMIAHCTAASLVSENKVLCHPSSVDSLSTSAATEDHVSMGGWAARKALRVVEHVEQVLAIELLAACQGIEFLRPLCTTTPLEKVYELVRTVAKPWIKDRFMSADIEAVQRLLLDQKVWGVAKPYIDKYKSEYIPESRPSSPTAFSLDPPSSPRKRFRLE; from the exons ATGCCTCGCTTCACTGTCCACATCCGTGACGAGTGGCTGGCGGTGCCGTGCCGGGAAACCTCCAGAACCGTCGGGTGGCTCGGCCAGGAGGCCCTGAAACGCTACATTAAGAACAAACCCGACAACGGCGGGATCACGTCCGTGAAGGAGACGCGCTTCATCGTGCGCAGGTGCCAGGGTCTGGGCTTGTTGGACGTGGATGACGCCATCGAAGACGTGCTGGAGGATAATGATTTTGTTGAGCTTG CTATTGACGGAGATACCATGTCTCCCGACTTCATCCCATGCGCTCCTGGAGTTTCCAATCT AACAGCGGCATATAAAGAACCTGGAGAT TTCATTTCTTTGGATGGCAACAGCCTGACTTCCACAGATCTGGTCAACTTGGGCCGTGGACTCTATAAGATAAAG CTGACTCCAGAGGCAGAGAGAAAAGTGGTGCAGTCACGGGAACTTTTGGACACTattgttaaagaaaacaaag TTGTCTATGGAATCACAACAGGGTTTGGTAAATTTGCCCGGACTGTCATTCCTGTCAGCAAGCTCAA GGAGCTTCAGGAAAACTTGGTGCGCTCACACTCAGCAG GTCTGGGAAACCCGCTCAGCCCGGAGAGGACCCGCATGCTGCTCGCTCTGAGGATCAATGTTCTCGCCAAAGGATACAGTGGAGTTTCTTTGGAAACCCTTCATGCTATGATCCAAGCATTTAACG CATCTTGCCTCTCTTTTGTTCCTGAGAAGGGAACGGTGGGCGCTAGCGGAGACCTGGCACCTCTCTCACACCTGGCCCTGGGGCTGATGGGAGAGGGCAAAATGTGGTCACCAAAGAGCGGATGGGCAGATGCCAAATAT GTCCTGGAAGCCCATGGACTAAAGCCAATAACACTAAAACCAAAAGAG GGTCTGGCTCTGATCAACGGGACTCAGATGATCACATCCTTGGGGGCAGAAGCGGTGGAGCGAGCCGAGGCGATCGCCCAGCAGGCAGATATTGTGGCTGCTCTCACGCTGGAGGTGCTCAAGGGGACGACCAAGGCCTTCGACAGCG ACATCCACTTGCTGCGGCCCCATCCAGGACAGGTGGAGGTGGCCCAGCGGTTCCGCTCGCTACTGGACTCTGATCACCACCCGTCCCAGCTTGCAG AGAGTCACAGGTTCTGTGACAGAGTCCAGGATGCCtacaccatgcggtgctgtcctCAG GTACATGGAATTGCAAACGACACCATCAACTTTGTCAAGAACATCATCAACACAGAGATCAACAGCGCTACTGACAACCCT ATGGTGTTTGCAGAAAGAGGGGAGACTATTTCAGGGGGAAACTTTCATGGAGAATATCCGGCAAAG GCTCTGGACTTTTTGGCCATCGCTGTACACGAGCTGGCCTCCATCAGCGAAAGGAGGATAGAAAGGTTGTGTAACCCCTCTCTGAGTGAACTACCTGCTTTCCTGGTCAACGAAGGGGGGCTGAACTCCGGCTTCATGATCGCCCACTGCACTGCTGCCTCTTTAG tttcagaaaacaaagttttatgtCACCCGTCTTCTGTGGACTCTCTGTCCACAAGCGCGGCCACGGAGGACCACGTGTCTATGGGGGGGTGGGCTGCTAGGAAAGCTTTGAGAGTTGTGGAGCACGTGGAGCAAg TTCTTGCTATAGAGCTGCTGGCAGCCTGTCAGGGTATTGAGTTCCTCCGCCCCCTCTGCACCACCACCCCCCTGGAGAAGGTCTACGAACTCGTGCGCACTGTTGCAAA GCCGTGGATCAAAGACAGATTCATGTCTGCAGATATCGAGGCCGTTCAGCGTCTCCTGCTCGACCAAAAG GTATGGGGTGTGGCCAAACCGTACATTGACAAGTACAAGTCAGAGTACATCCCAGAGTCCCGCCCCAGTTCTCCCACCGCTTTCTCCCTGGACCCTCCAAGCTCGCCAAGAAAGCGCTTCCGACTTGAGTGA
- the LOC101164227 gene encoding cyclin-dependent kinase 17 isoform X1, whose protein sequence is MEKMKRFKRRLSQTLRGSHTIDESLSELAEHITIEENGLKDNEPIVRNGRPPSAHSVHSFLHQYAGSFKKPPLRRPQSVIGGGLGSLMVMPRNGSRLDIVHENLKMGSDGESDQASGTSSDEVQSPTGVCLRNRGNRRISAEDLNKRLSLPADIRIPDGYLQKLQLNSPPFDQPLSRRSRRASLSEIGFGKLESYIKLDKLGEGTYATVYKGRSKLTDNLVALKEIRLEHEEGAPCTAIREVSLLKDLKHANIVTLHDIVHTDKSLTLVFEYLDKDLKQYMDDCGNILSMQNVKIFLFQILRGLAYCHRRKVLHRDLKPQNLLISDRGELKLADFGLARAKSVPTKTYSNEVVTLWYRPPDVLLGSSEYSTQIDMWGVGCIFYEMAAGRPLFPGSTVEDELHLIFRLLGTPTEDSWPGISSIEEFKSYKFPKYKAQPLINHAPRLDNDGLDLLMSFLKFESKKRVSADEAMRQPYFRSLGPRVHTLPENMSIFTLKEVQLQKDPGYRNSSHPESGNGKNRRQSMLF, encoded by the exons ATGGAGAAGATGAAGCGCTTCAAGCGCCGTCTCAGTCAGACGCTGCGTGGCAGCCACACCATTGACGAGTCCCTGTCTGAGCTGGCCGAGCATATAACCATAGAGGAGAATGGTCTGAAGGACAACG AGCCTATAGTGAGGAACGGGCGTCCTCCATCGGCCCACAGCGTCCACTCTTTTCTTCACCAATACGCAGGCTCTTTCAAAAAGCCTCCACTGCGACGGCCACAGAGCGTCATCGGAGGGGGTCTGGGCTCGCTCATGGTCATGCCTCGCAATGGCAGTCGCCTTG ATATCGTCCACGAAAACCTGAAAATGGGGTCAGATGGGGAGAGCGACCAAGCGTCTGGGACGTCCTCCGATGAGGTGCAGTCGCCCACGGGTGTTTGTCTGAGGAACCGAGGGAACAGACGCATCTCTGCAGAG GACCTGAACAAGCGCCTATCCCTGCCCGCTGATATTCGGATACCTGACGGCTAcctgcagaagctgcagctcaACAGCCCGCCCTTCGACCAGCCTCTGAGCCGGCGCTCCCGCAGAGCATCTCTG TCGGAGATTGGATTTGGGAAGCTGGAGTCCTACATCAAACTAGACAAACTTGGGGAG GGTACGTACGCAACAGTTTACAAGGGGAGGAGTAAGCTGACGGACAACCTTGTGGCGCTGAAGGAGATCAGACTGGAACACGAAGAGGGGGCGCCGTGCACAGCTATCAGAGAAG TCTCCCTGCTGAAGGACCTCAAACACGCCAACATCGTAACGCTGCACGACATTGTGCACACGGACAAATCCCTCACGCTGGTATTTGAATACCTG GACAAGGACCTGAAGCAGTACATGGACGACTGCGGGAACATCCTGAGCATGCAGAATGTCAAG ATATTCCTTTTCCAGATCCTCCGAGGCTTAGCCTACTGTCACAGACGGAAGGTCCTGCACAGAGACCTGAAGCCCCAAAACCTGCTCATCAGCGACAGGGGGGAGCTCAAACTAGCAGACTTTG GTTTAGCCAGAGCCAAGTCTGTGCCCACAAAAACCTACTCCAACGAGGTGGTGACACTGTGGTATCGGCCCCCCGACGTGCTGCTGGGCTCGTCTGAGTACTCCACGCAGATAGACATGTG GGGTGTGGGCTGCATATTCTATGAGATGGCTGCAGGCAGACCCCTGTTTCCAGGCTCCACGGTGGAGGACGAGCTGCACCTCATCTTCAGGCTGTTAG GCACACCCACAGAAGACAGCTGGCCGGGAATCTCCTCCATCGAGGAGTTCAAGTCCTACAAGTTCCCAAAGTACAAGGCTCAGCCCCTGATCAATCACGCGCCGAG GCTGGACAATGATGGACTCGACCTCCTGATGTCGTTCCTGAAA tTTGAATCTAAAAAGAGGGTTTCTGCCGATGAAGCCATGAGGCAGCCGTACTTCAGGAGCCTGGGGCCGCGTGTGCACACGCTGCCAGAGA ATATGTCCATATTTACACTGAAGGAGGTGCAGCTGCAGAAAGATCCGGGCTACAGGAACTCCTCACACCCGGAATCAG GTAATGGGAAGAACAGAAGACAAAGCATGCTGTTTTAA